The Oceanispirochaeta sp. M1 sequence GGGACGCTATATGCAGTCATCCCTGGATATTACAGAGGGCACCTGGTTCTTTACTCTGATGGGTGTGGTTCTTTCGGCTGCATTGACTCTGCTCTTCGGTCTGCTGCCTGCCAGACAATTTACAAAGATTGATCCTGCCATAGCCATGAGGGCCGCCTGATATTTGAAATCAGGCAGAATTAAAAGGAAATAATGATGAAAAAGTTTATTAACATGCTGATCCGCAACTGGTCCGGATCCGCAGTGAAAATATTGATGACCCTGGGAGCCGTGGCTCTGGGTACGGGGATACTTATCCTCACAAGCAGTGCCGGGACTATCCTGAATGAACAGATATCAGCGGAGATGGACTCGGAAGGAGTCATCCTCTATGTCGCAAATGGAGAGTGGGACTCCTCAGGCAATATTGAAACTATGAGACCCAGCGAATGGGACATTGATGCTCCACAGATTGTTGTCAGCGATATCGAAGAGGTCAGTTCTGCTGCTGTAATTGTTACCCCGCCCTTTAATCAGGTGACTACAGATGGTCAGTCTTATAACCTGAGAACCGCCATCGGTACTGATACCAGTTATTTTGATGTCTTTTCCCTGGACATTATTGCAGGTGTTCCTATGACAGATGCTGACTTTGACTCGGGTCTTAAGAAGGTCTGGATCAGCTCAGAAACAGCAGAGCTCCTTTATGGATCTGTTGAAGATGCTTTGGGAAAATGGATACAGCCTCCCGGTGAAATGATGATGAGAGGAGGACCGGGCAGCCGAGGCAAACAGCAGAATGTCATTCAGCAGTTTTCTGTGGCCGGAGTATATGAGTCTGCCGGAGAAGTGGCACGCCGGTCCTATGGTATTGCAGACCTGATCTATCCCTATACTTCACTCCTTACTGCCGGCGGAAACAGACAGTTGTTAATGAATATGATGTCCTCACAGTTTGCCGTTAAGGCTGAGGGGCAGTCCGTTGAGAAGATATCTGCTTCAATCCGTCAGGTCATAGCCATGAACTATGGTGATGATATCTCTATTGTCAGCTGGGAAGGCTCTACAAAGGGTACGTCCACATATATGGAGGAGCTCAGAAAATCTGTGAATGTATTTTCTGTCTCACTCTCCATTCTTGGAATAGTGCTTCTTCTTATCAGCTCTCTGGGAATCTTCAGCATCATGGTTGTGGAAGCTCTGAACAGACGTAAGGATATTGCCCTGGAGAGGGCCCTTGGAGCATCCCAGAATGATGTTGTCAAGGAATTCTGGCTCTGGTCACTGATGCTGAGTCTTACAGGTGCTGCTATTGGTGTCATATTAGCATTTACTCTCTCCCATCCTGTACTCAATACTCTTTCTCCCCTTGTAGGTGAGGTTTCAACCCAGTTCAGTGAGGCTGCGGGAATCAGATTTACATCTGTACTTCAGGGAGTGTTCCTTGCTGTCCTCTTCGGCGGTGTTCTCGGAATCCTTCCATCCTTCTCTGCGGTGAAGGGGAATATTGCAGAAACCCTGAGGGAGGTGTGAGATGAACTCCCTCAAATACTTTTTTATTATAGCCTTTCTGGCACTGACTCAGCTTGGTGCTAATGCGCAGAATCTGAATACTCTTGAAGATATCCGGAATTATGCACTGGAAAACAGTACGGATTATAAAAGAGCCTTACTTGATGTACTGGTCGCCAGGAATAATCTGGATGGAGTCATACAACTGGATGAAACTTCATTCAGCTTCAGCGGGGGCTATAGTCAGAGTACAGCGGATTCTGACGGTTCCGGGAATGTTGATGACTGGTCTGCCACGGCTGGTATCAATCTTCCCCTGATAGATCAGCTGGGAGTGAGTGCAAGTATCTCAGATGACTACAGCGGTCAATTGGGACTCAGTTTTTCACCTCTTTTTCACTCGGATGACAGGGAACAGCTGAACATAAACTATGACAAGGCTCTACTCTATGCAGAGGAGGTCGCAGTAAAGACCGAAAATGAGGCTCTTTCTGCTGCCCTGAACTGGATGACAGCAAGGCAGAGGGTCGATCTTCAGCAGGAGATTGTCGCAGTCAAGGAAGCTGTTTATGCTGATGAGAAAGTTCGATATCAGGCTGGTGAATCAACTCTGGATGATGTGAGGGATGATTTAATGGACTGGACTGAAGCCAGGACAGAACTCTCTACCCGGCAGACTCTTCTGCAGGCAAGGGAATCCATTCTTCTGCAAAAGCTGAGCGCCGATCTGAACACTGCCACCATTGAGGTTCTTTCCTATGATCTGATCAGTTCAGAGCTGGAGGACTTAAAAAAAAATATAAATCCTGAGGAGGCGGATTCTTCGGGAGTCTATTCTGTGACAGCCGCCTATAAAACGGTTGAAAGCTCAGAAGAGAGACTGTCGGATACCTGGTTTTTCGACCCGTCATTAAATCTGACAGGAAAGGTGAATCTCCCTGATATGACAGATTTTGAGACAGAGGGTCCAAGCTGGGAAGCAGGAATCGAACTCTCCTTCTCTCTGGATGACTTTCAGTTCGAGGACCGTTCCATCAGCAGTCAGGAACTTCAGCAGTCCCGGCTTGAGGCGGTACAGGCTGATATGGAGAGCCGTCTGACCCTGCAGCAGGCAGTCACCTCCCTTGATAATACGGAGCAGAACAGGGTTCTGGCCGAGCTGGAGGAGGAGCAGTCAGCCGATCTTTATGATGAGTCCAAGTTTTTGAACACCATGGGTGAGTATTCGGAGGCTGAGCTTGAGGATGCCAGACTGGATTATGAACAGTCAGTGCTGAACACATTTTCCATGCTGGTTGATGAATATCTGGCCTGGAGAGACTTGCTTCTTTATTTCTAATCTGTAATCAGGGAGATCTCCCGGTCTCCTGTTGATCACCCCACATAACAGTCAGGGGACCAACTTGATTTTCACCTACCGGCATACTATTATGATCCTATGTTTGATGAATCATTTACAGTCCTTCCCGGACAGAAAGTATATATGGTCGGCATAAAGGGTACCGGAATGGCTGCCCTGGCCGAAATTTTTCAATCCAGAGGTCTTCATGTCAGCGGTTCTGATGTGGAGGATGAGTTCTATACGGACAAAGTCCTTCAGGATCTGAAAATTCCCTATTTCAGGGGGTTTTCTGAGAATCAGGTTCCTTCTGATATCGATTTTGCGGTCCGTTCGGCAGCCTATGATCTAAATCATCCTGAAGTAGCCCTGCTGG is a genomic window containing:
- a CDS encoding ABC transporter permease, whose translation is MKKFINMLIRNWSGSAVKILMTLGAVALGTGILILTSSAGTILNEQISAEMDSEGVILYVANGEWDSSGNIETMRPSEWDIDAPQIVVSDIEEVSSAAVIVTPPFNQVTTDGQSYNLRTAIGTDTSYFDVFSLDIIAGVPMTDADFDSGLKKVWISSETAELLYGSVEDALGKWIQPPGEMMMRGGPGSRGKQQNVIQQFSVAGVYESAGEVARRSYGIADLIYPYTSLLTAGGNRQLLMNMMSSQFAVKAEGQSVEKISASIRQVIAMNYGDDISIVSWEGSTKGTSTYMEELRKSVNVFSVSLSILGIVLLLISSLGIFSIMVVEALNRRKDIALERALGASQNDVVKEFWLWSLMLSLTGAAIGVILAFTLSHPVLNTLSPLVGEVSTQFSEAAGIRFTSVLQGVFLAVLFGGVLGILPSFSAVKGNIAETLREV
- a CDS encoding TolC family protein, giving the protein MNSLKYFFIIAFLALTQLGANAQNLNTLEDIRNYALENSTDYKRALLDVLVARNNLDGVIQLDETSFSFSGGYSQSTADSDGSGNVDDWSATAGINLPLIDQLGVSASISDDYSGQLGLSFSPLFHSDDREQLNINYDKALLYAEEVAVKTENEALSAALNWMTARQRVDLQQEIVAVKEAVYADEKVRYQAGESTLDDVRDDLMDWTEARTELSTRQTLLQARESILLQKLSADLNTATIEVLSYDLISSELEDLKKNINPEEADSSGVYSVTAAYKTVESSEERLSDTWFFDPSLNLTGKVNLPDMTDFETEGPSWEAGIELSFSLDDFQFEDRSISSQELQQSRLEAVQADMESRLTLQQAVTSLDNTEQNRVLAELEEEQSADLYDESKFLNTMGEYSEAELEDARLDYEQSVLNTFSMLVDEYLAWRDLLLYF